From Uloborus diversus isolate 005 chromosome 8, Udiv.v.3.1, whole genome shotgun sequence, a single genomic window includes:
- the LOC129227944 gene encoding uncharacterized protein LOC129227944: MKEYDKLNHMSVVKSEDVHKVPHYYLPHHGVVNENSTTTKLRVVFDALARTSNQNSLNDILLTGPKLQNHIFCNLITFRSCPVAFVADIAKMYRQIRIVEQDQDYQRIVWRNNQDEPLKIFRLNTVTYGTSAAPFLALRTLHQLCDDEKENFPIASKLSRTHFYVDDLLHLLEKQDP, from the coding sequence ATGAAGGAGTATGATAAACTTAATCATATGAGTGTCGTAAAATCTGAAGATGTCCATAAGGTCCCACACTATTATTTGCCTCATCATGGTGTGGTCAATGAAAATAGCACCACCACGAAATTACGCGTAGTGTTCGATGCCTTAGCTAGAACGTCTAATCAAAATTCTCTAAATGACATTCTTCTTACTGGACCTAAACTTCAGAATCACATATTTTGCAATTTGATAACATTTCGTTCCTGTCCCGTTGCTTTTGTGGCTGACATCGCCAAAATGTATCGTCAGATTCGTATTGTTGAGCAAGATCAAGATTATCAAAGAATAGTGTGGAGGAATAATCAAGatgaacctctaaaaatatttcgtcttaaCACAGTGACATACGGTACGTCAGCAGCGCCATTCTTAGCTCTACGTACCCTCCATCAACTATGTGACgacgaaaaggaaaattttccaatTGCGTCAAAATTATCGCGTACTCATTTTTATGTCGACGACTTATTGCATCTGTTGGAGAAGCAAGATCCATAA